CCGGCGCCCAGCGCCGCCTGACGCGCCGGGGCCTGGCCCAGCCCGGCCGACAGCACGTTGCCCATGAACACCTCGTCCACCGCGTCCGCGGCGAGGCCCGAGCGCTCCAGCGCCGCCTGGATGGCGACGGCGCCCAGCTGCGGGCCGGTCAGGCCCATGAGGTCGCCCTGGAAGCCGCCCATCGGCGTGCGGACGGCGGCGGCGATGACGATGCTGTCGGTCATGGTGCTCGGTCCCTTTCCCTCGATGCTCTTTGTTTCCGGCCTCAGGCCGTTTCCCTCAGGCCGTCTCTTTGAACAGTTCGCGCCCGATCAGCATGCGGCGGATCTCGCTGGTGCCGGCGCCGATCTCGTAGAGCTTGGCGTCGCGCAGCAGGCGGCCGGTCGGGTATTCATTGATGTAGCCGTTGCCCCCCAGGGTTTGAATGGCCTCCAGCGCCATCCAGGTCGCCTTTTCGGCGGAGAACAGGATGGCGGCGGCGGCGTCCTTGCGGGTGGTCTCGCCGCGGTCGCAGGCTTTGCAGACGGCGTACACATAGGCCTTGGCGGCGTTCATGATCGTGTACATGTCGGCGATCTTGCCCTGCATCAGCTGGAACTCGCCGATGGGCTGGCCGAACTGCTTGCGGTCGTGGACATAGGGGATCACCACGTCCATGCAGGCCTGCATGATGCCGAGCGGACCGCCGGACAGCACCGCGCGCTCGTAATCCAGCCCCGACATCAGCACGTTCACGCCGCGACCGACGCCGCCCAGGATGTTCTCCTCCGGCACCTCGCAATCCTCGAACACCAGCTCGCCGGTGTTGGAGCCGCGCATGCCCAGCTTGTCCAGCTTCTGCGCCACCGAGAAGCCCTTGAAGCCCTTCTCGACCAGGAAGGCGGTGATGCCGCGCGGGCCGGCGTTGATGTCGGTCTTGGCATAGATCACCAGCGTGTCGGCGTCGGGGCCGTTGGTGATCCACATCTTGGTGCCGTTCAGGACGTAACGGTCGCCCTTCTTCTCCGCCCGCAGCTTCATCGACACCACGTCCGACCCGGCATTCGGCTCCGACATCGCCAGCGCGCCGATATGCTCGCCGGAGATCAGCTTGGGCAGGTAGCGGCGCTTCTGATCCTCGTTGCCGTTCTTGCGGATCTGGTTGACGCAGAGGTTCGAATGGGCGCCGTAGCTGAGCCCCACCGAGGCCGAGGCGCGCGACACCTCCTCCATCGCCACGACATGCTCCAGATAGCCCATGCCGGCGCCGCCATACTCCTCCTCCACCGTCACGCCGAGGATGCCGAGATCGCCCATCTTGCGCCACAGCTCGTTCGGGAACTCGTTGGTCCGGTCGATCTCGGCGGCGCGGGGGGCGATCTCGTTGGCGGCGAAGCTGCGCACCGAATCGCGCAGCATGTCGGCCGACTCGCCCAGGTCGAAATTCAGGCTCGGGTACTGGTTGGACAGCATGGCGTATCGCTCCCCTGGGAAATCATCCGTTCTTTGACCATACGTTACCGTATGGAGAGGCGCGAGGCAAGGGGGAAGCTGACGCCCGCGAAACCTGCAGTCCTTCAAGGGATTAAGGCGGTCCGGCCGCCTGCGGATACACTGCCGCATCGTGGAAAGACGGCGAAAAAGACAACCAGTTCAAGGCTGCCATGCGTTCACCCGGCCCCGGCGCGGCATGGTCACGCTTTCCTGATGCTGCGCTGCAGGGTTAAACTTTGGATACTGTATACCTGAGGATGCCGCGAAGGAGCCTTGCGACGATGATCCGCGTACCGCGCCCGAACATGGATGGCTTCACCATGGCCCTGGTGGCGACCGTCGGGCTGGCGACCGTGCTGCCGGTTCAGGGCCAGCTCGCCCAGGGCGTGCATTGGCTGGCGGAGGCGGCCATCGCGCTGCTGTTCTTCCTGCACGGCGCCCGCCTGCCGCGGGAAGAGGTGGTGGCGGGCATGGCGCACTGGCGCCTGCACCTGCTGATCTTCAGCCTGACCTTCGTCGCCTTCCCGCTGATCGGCTGGGCGGCGGTGGCGGCGCTGCCGCACAGCCTGCTGCCGCCGGCACTCGCCATCGGGGTGCAGTTCCTCTGCCTGCTGCCGTCGACCGTCCAGTCCTCCATCGCCTTCACCTCGATGGCGCGGGGCAACGTCGCGGCGGCGGTGTGCAGCTCCACCCTGTCCAACATCTCCGGCATCCTGATGACGCCGCTGCTGGTGGCGCTGTTCCTGAAGGTGCAGGGGACGGCGCTGTCGCTCGACACGCTGCAGACCATTGCGGCACAGCTCCTGCTGCCCTTCGTTGCCGGACAGTTGCTGCGGCGCTGGGTCGGTGCCTGGGCGGCGCGGCACAAGACGATGCTGAAGTTCACCGACCGCAGCTCGATCCTGCTGGTCGTCTACATCGCCTTCAGCGAGGCGGTGGTGAACGGTCTGTGGCATCAGGTGCCGCCGACGGCGCTGGGCATGGTGGTGCTGATCGACGGTGTCATCCTGGCGCTCTTCCTGGTCGGCACGATGCTGCTCAGCCGCCGCCTGGGCTTCTCCCGCGCCGACGAGGCGGTGATCGTCTTCTGCGGGTCGAAGAAGTCGCTGGTCAGCGGCGTGCCGATGGCCGGCGTGCTGTTCGCCCCGGCCACCGCCGGTCTGGTGCTGCTGCCGGTGATGGTGTTCCACCAGATCCAGCTGATGGTCGGCGCCGTCCTGGCCCGCCGCTACGCCGACGAGGAAGAGGCGCGCGACGCCCTGCCGGCGACCTCGTGAGGGGGTACCCTCTCCCGGATAGAGTCCCCTCTTCCCCCTGGGGAGAGGGGGAAGCAGGTCCCCCTACTCCTCCGCAAATTCCCCCGTCGCGGCCATGATGGCGGTGCGGAGCCGGTCGGCCTTGGCGGGGCCGGCGACCATTTCCAGCAGGCGCAGGGCGTAGAACAGGTTGATCTCCGCCGTCTCCGCGTCGTCCGGGTCGCCGGCCGATTCCGGATATCGGTCCAGCAGGGCGTGCGCCCGCTCCAGCAGGCCCTTTTCCATCGACGCCATGGCGTCCTTCAGCGGCTCGTGCAGGCCCAGCGCATCGGCCAGCCCCTCGCAGCGGCGCAACGCGCGGGCATGGTCCTCCGCCGCGGTCTGGGCGTCGTCGTCGACGGCGACCGGCCGGCCATTGGCGGCGGGGGCCGCCACCGCGGTCAGGATGCCCTGGGGCGCCGTGTCGAGAACGCTGCCGGTCACCATGGTCCGCACCGCTGCCTTCACCGCCTCCAGCCGCTCGCGATAGACCGGCTCGGCCAGGAAATCCATGACGGCGGAGGTGGTGGCGACGCTGGCAACCAGCCGCTCGGCGATGGCGATGGCCTCCTCCGGGACGATGGCGACGACAGCCCCGCCGGCCCCGTCGCCCTTGCCATAGACGTTCCCGTCCAACCGGGCGCTCCGCTCCTCCAGGTTGGTGACCACAAGCCCGCTCAGCTGGGCGAAGATCACCGGCTGTTCCCGCCGCGCCTTGCCCAGGTCGATGTCGTTCAGCACCGTCAGCAGGTCGGCCGGGTTCGCCATGCGCGAGGCGGCGACCAGCAGCAGGTAATAGACCAGCGTCGGCGATTGGCGCGCCGCCGCCTGGGCCGCCTGCTCGACGGCGTCGACATGGCGGTCGTCCAGCGCCGGCAGCGGCTTGGGCGCCAGCGCGTCCTTCAGCGTCTCCACCGTCAGGCCGATCTCCAGGAAGGCGGCGACGTCCAGAACCTGCCGCCGCAGATCCTCGTCGCCATGCAGCAGCCGCCAGACCAGCTGGCGCGAGGCATCCTGCTCCACCGCCCCCCGAATCGCCTCGGCAGCCATCGGCCACAGCCGGCGCCCGATGTTGCGCAGCGCGTTGACGTTGCCGGGCGCGGTTTCCTGCACCTGACGGTCGAGCTGGTCGATCAGGGCGGCATCCCCGTATTCGGTCACCAGCCGCCAGACCGGTTCGATCACCCGCCGTTCGATGCGGCCCAGCGGCACGTCGACCCCGCTGAAACTTTCCAGCACATCCTCGAACGGCATGCACAGGACACGCTTCATCGTCGGCCGGCGGCCGGGACGCAACTGGACCAGCCGGGGGCGGATGGCGGCGAAGGTCTGGCGCACGTCGGGATGGTCGCGCACCCGCTCCAGCAGGCGGACGACCTCGATGAACTTGTCCTCGGGGATGTCGAACAGCCGGCTTTCCAGCCCTGGCAGGCGGTCGACCTTGCCCTGTCCGGTTCCGTCCACCGCTTCGGTCATGGCGCGCGCGCCTTCACCGCCTCGATCCGGCGGATGGCGTCCATGTCCATCTGGCCGGTGCGCCAGTCCTCCAGCATGCGGACGGAGCGGCGGTGGGCCAGCTTGACCTGCTTGGAATCGGCCACGAAGTCGCGGCTGGACTCCTTCCTCGGCAGCAGGGGCAGGATACGGAACAGGTCGTTGACGGTCGCGGCCTGCTGGTGATGGTCCTCGGTCTGCGCCACCTCCCAGGCTCCGGTGATGTGGCTCCAGCCGTCGAGCAGCCACGCCATCCGCCCCGCCTGGGCGCGCACGCGGACGATCTCGCTGTCCCAGTCGCGCATCAGCGGACCGATCGCCTCGATGCGGCGATGGAAGTCACCCAGAACCTTTTCCCCGATGCCGATGGTGTGCTGCGCCACCTCCGCGCAGAAGGCGGCGACCGGGGCGGCGTCGCTCGGCACCTCGCGCGCCCAGTCGGTCAGGCTGTCGCGGAAACCCTTCAGGTCGGTCAGCCCGCGCGTCAGCCGGCCGGGCTTGGGCGAGCGCGCCAGTCCGACCGGGGCGGCGACCGCGGCGATCTCGGCCAGCCGGGAATAGAGCAGGGTCGCGTCCATCCGCAGGCTTTCCGCCGCGCGGGTCATCAACTGGCGGGTCAGCCGCTGCCCTTCGTCGGTGTCGATGCCGGCCTTCAGCATCTCCGGCGATTCCAGCCCGACCGCCTTCAGGATCGACAGGATCAGCAGGTAATGGGTGAGGGTGCCCTGCTCCTCATCCTCCTCCAGCGCATGGCGGGCCGCCTGCGCCGCCTTCGGCCCGGCCAGCCCGCGCCGCGCCGCCTTCAGCGTCGCCCGCCGGATCTCGTGCGGGGCACAGGCGTCCTCCTTCACGATCAGGTCGTGGAGATAGCGGTCGTGCATGGTCATCGACACCATCTCCGGCACCGCTTTCCAGGCGACCACATAGATGCCCATGCCCTGCGACAGGCTGGGGATCAGCACCTCCAGCTTGGACCGTTCGCCGCGGCGCACGCGGGTCTGGGACAGCAGCGGCGTGGTAAAGGCCACCGCGGCCCCCCGTTCCTCGAAGGTCGACGGCGCGTATTCGATCGCACCCTTCAACATGATTGCCGTTCCGGATTCGCCTGACCGATCTTCTGCGGCCGCGCCGTTCCTGCATTGGCCCTGCAGGCCAGGACCGGCGCAACCCCCACATGCTCATAATTACATGGCTGCAACACAAGCGGAGGCGAGAAATTTGCGCCGATTTGTAGCACGCTGCGACGGCCTGCCGCAGTCGGGAACGAACCGTATGCGAAGCTTAACCTTGTCCGCGGGCATTTGTGCATCCACCAGTCCTTGACCGGACGCTGCAAATCCCGATTTCGGGCCGAAACAACGGGAAGTAATATTTAAAGCGCAGGCCGAAATTTTCGAACTGGCGACGCCCCTTGCGCTTTGCGCGGCGACGCGACAGTTTGGGCGCAGGTTCAGACCGTAACACGTCAGACCGCCAGATATCAGGCTGCCAATCAGGGGAGAGACAGAGGGTGAGCAACATCGGCATCGTGCTCGGACGGTTCCACCGCAAGGAGGTGGGGGAGATGCTGGACGAGGCGCGCGCGGTCGCCGCCCGCCGCGGCCTCGGCATCGTCGCGGAGGTTTGGGTTCCCGGCTCGATGGAGAAGCCGCTGGCGATCAAGCGCCTGCTGATGCGCGACGACGTCGCCGGCGCGGTGGCGCTGGGCATCATCGAGCGGGGCGAGACGGAGCATGGCAACGTCATGGGCCATGCCGTCATCTCCAGCCTGATCGACCTGCAGCTTCAGTTCATGAAGCCGGTCGGCGTCGGCATCCTCGGGCCGGGCATCAACCCGTCCCAGATCCCGCCGCGCATCCGCCCCTACGCCGCCGCCGCGGTGGAGGCCTGCGCCGACCTGATCGAGCAGGGCTGACGCCTCACGCGATCCCGCTCACCGCAGCCCCAGCAGCTCGCCGAGCGCATGGCTGAGTTGGCGCGGGGTCACCGGCTTGTGGATGATGCCCAGCCCAAGGACGGCGGCGTCGCGTTCGCATTCGGGGCCGGTCTCGCCGGTCAGGATCAGGCCCGGAACCGGCGGGCCGCCCGCCTCCTCGAACAGCGCGCGGATGCCGGCGACGGCGTCGGTCCCGAGGCGGCCTTCGCGCAGGCGGTAGTCGGCGACGACCAGATCGGGACGGCGGCCGCTGCGGCGCAGCGCCTCCACCGCCTTTTCGGCGGAACCGGCGACCAGCACCTCGTAACCCCATTCGCGGAAGATCGTCTCCAGCCCCAGCAGCACGATGGCGTCGTCGTCCACCACCACGGCGAAGCGGCCGTGGCCGGTCGTCGCCGCCGCCTCCGCCGGGCTGAGCTGACGCTCGACGGCCCGGCCGGGCGGCAGGGCGATGACGAAGCTGGTCCCCTGCCCCGGCTTCGACTGCACGTCGACGGGATGGTTCAGCAGCTGCGACAGCCGCCGCACGATGGCAAGGCCGAGACCGAGGCCGCGGTTGCGGTCGCGTTCGGGATTGCCGACCTGATGGAACTCTTCCCAGATGCGTTCCAGATGGTCGGGCGGGATGCCGATGCCGGTGTCGCGCACCTCGATCAGCAGGCGCCCGCCGGCCTGCCGGCATTCGATGTCGATCCTGCCTCTCTCGGTATAGCGCAGCGCGTTCTCCACCAGATTGCGCACCATGCGGGTCAGCAGCGTGCGGTCGGTGCGCGCGGCGGCGTTGCAGGACAGGACATGCAGCTCCAGCCCCTTGGCCGCCGCGACCGGCCGGTAGGAGGCGGCGATGTGGTCGAACAGCGGCACCATCGGGACATTCTCGATGTTCGGCTGCACCACCCCGGCGTCGAGCCGCGACATGTCCAGCAGGCTGTCGAGCAGCTCCTTCAGCGCGTCCAGCCCGCGGCCGAGATGCATCAGCGCGTTGGCGCCCTGGCTGCCCTGCACATGGGGTTTCAGCACGTCGACGAACAGCAGCAGCGCCTGCAGCGGCTGGCGCAGGTCGTGGCTGGCGGCGGCCAGGAACTTGCCCTTGGCCTGGTCGGCCGCCTCCGCCGACTCCTTCGCCTGCATCAGCGCCTGCTGCGCCCGCCGGCGGGCGGTGATGTCGCGGAAATAGACCGAAAGCCCGTCGGGACTGGGATACATGCTGATCTCGGCCCAGTCGCCGAGGATGGGCGACTTCACCTCGATGGTCGTCTCCCGCCCGTCGCGCACCGCCTGCTTCTGCGCTTCGAACGCCTCGCTGCCCAGCACGTTGGGGAAGGCCTCCCAGATGCGCCGGCCCAGCAGGGTGTCGCGCGACCGGCCCCACAGCCGTTCCGCCTTGCGGTTGATGTAGGTGAAGCGCCAGTCATGGTCGACGGCATAGAAGGCGTCGCTGATGCTCTCCAGGATCATGACCGTCCGCTCGTGCGAGGCGCGCACCTCCTCCTCCGCACGCTTGCGCATGGTGATGTCGCGGGAAAAGCAGCCCACCCCCTCCGCCGTCGGCAGGATGCGGATCTCCAGCCACAGCGTGGTGTCCTCGCCGTCCAGGCGTTTCTCGATGCCGGTCGGCACCCGCTCCGTCATGGTCTTGCGGCACAGCGCCTCAAGGTCGGAGCCGGCGAGCTGGGGCCAGATCTCCCACAGGCGGCGGCCGCGGATCGCCGACAGCGGCAGATGGTCGAGCTGCTCGGCCCGCCGGTTCTGGTAGATCACCCGGTAATCGCGGTCGAGCGCCACCAGCGCCTCGTCGATGCTGTCCAGGATGTCGCAGGCACGCTTGCGCGCGTCGGCGATGGCCTCTTCCATCCGCCGCTCGTCGGAACGGTCGTGCAGGATCCACAGATAGCCGTCCTCGGCGCCCTGCAGCGGCAGGATGGTCAGCGCTCCCCAGACCTCGGACCCGTCGCGGCGGCGGAAGGCCCGTTCCTCCTGGATGCGCCCTTCGGCCAGCGCCCGCAGCCTCAGCGAGTCTGGCACGCCGGCCACGACATCCTCCGGCGGGAAGAGAAAGGCGACCGGCCGGCCTTGCGCCTCCTCCTCCGTCCAGCCCAGGATGCGGACGGCACCGGGATTCCAACTGGTCACCCTGCCGTCCGGCGCCAGGGTCAGGATGGCATGACCGACGGCACTGTCCAGGATGGCGCGCAGCCGCCTTTCGCTGTCGGCATGGGCGGCGCGGCTGCGCTCCAGGGCGTCGAAGGCGATCCGCAGATCCTCGTTGCGCACGGTGACCGTCTGCAGGTCGTCGCAGCCGCTGCAGGCGGTGGCAAGGGCGGCCCGCAGCCGCGCATTCTCCTGCTCCAGCTCGTTCACCCGCGCCGCCAGCCGCGGATCGGGAGCGGTGGCCGGATCGACCGTCGGCCGGGTGTTCGGGGAAGCCTTCGGCTGGGCATCCGGGTCCGCCCCGCCCCCCATCCGGCTGGTCGCGGGCTCATCCGGGACAGGCTGCGGTTTGGTCATAGTCGCTCAAGAAAAACGAAATTCCCAATAAAAGAGAGTGTGCAAGACCGAAAGCCTCTGTAAACCCTCCAAAGGAAATAGGACTGTAGAGCGCCAACAATAAGCAATTTTATATTTATGAATACCGCATATCCGCAATCGCCCTTACCATCGCCCGCACGCCGGAATCCGGCACTTTGTCACGGCGCAACACCAACCCAAGCTTGCGGACCAGGGGCGGGGCCAGAGGCCGCACGGCGAAGCGGTCGCGGTCGCCCGGTCCCTGGACGGTGACCGACGGCAGGATCGACCGGCCGAGCCCGGCGGCGACGAGGTTCTTGATCGCCTCGACATTGCCGAGTTCCATCGACGGGCGCGGCTGCACGCCGCCGGCCATGAACCAGCCGTCGATCACCGCCCGCATGGTGCCGCCGCGCTCGTAGAGGATCAGCGCCCCGTCCGCCAGCGCCGCCGGAGCGATGCCGTCCGGCGCCGGCCCATCCGCTTCCCTGGTCCCATCCCCGATCCGTGGACCGACGCAGACCAGCTCCTCGCTGCACACCGGTTCGATGGACAGGCCGGCGCGGACCGCCGGCAGCGTGACGAGCGCGAGATCCAGCGCCCCGGCTTCCACCGCGTCCAGGATGTCGGGCGTGTTGCCGGTGACGACGATGATCTCCAGTCCCGGATGGGCGGCGCGGAGCGCGGTCAGGATCGGCGGCAGGCGGTAGATGCAGGCGGTGGCGCCGGTGCCGATGCGCACGCGCCCCGCCTGCCCGGCGCGGTGCCGCCCCATGGCGGTCGATGCCGCCTCCGCCTCGTCGCGGATGCGGCGGATGAAGGGCAGCAGGTCGCGGCCGGCCGCCGTCGGCAGGGCGCGCTTGCCGACCCGCTCCACCAGACGCACGCCGAACCGCTCCTCCAGATTGCGGATCTGCATGCTGACCGCCGGCTGGGTCAGGCCGAGCCGGCTTGCCGCCTCGGTGAAGCCGCCATGCTCGACGACGGTGGCGAAGGTGATGAGCTGGTCGAGGTTCAGGCCGCGCATACCCCCAGCTTTCCTTATGATTCCGATCAAATCAATAAATTTGCCTTTTCCATGGCGGTCCGCGACGGTGGGGCCATGACGACCGCAGCAACTTCCTTTCCCGGCCCCTCCCCGGCCCCATCCTCCACCCCCTCCTCCACATGGCTCGTGCTGCTGTGCGCCAGCCGCTTCGCCACCTCGCTGTCCTTCATGGTCTATGCCGGCGCGCTGGTGCCGGCGATGCAGGCCTGGGGCATGTCGGCGGGGGAAGCCGGATCGATCCAGACCGCCTTCAACATCGGCTATGCCCTGTCGCTGGTGGGGTCCTCCTGGTTCGCCGACAGCCTGGGCGCCAAGCGCGTCTTCCTGTGGGCGAGCTGGGCGACGGCGCTGACCGGCCTCGCCTTCGCCTTCTTCGCCCGTTCTCCGGAAAGCGGGCTGCTGCTGTTCGCGCTGGTGGGGCTGACGCAGGGCGGAACCTACGCCCCCTCCATCATGCTGGTGGCGCAGGGCGTGCCGGCCGCCCGGCGGGGGGCGGCGGTCGGCTGGCTGCTGGCGGCGGGGTCGCTGGGATATTTCGCTTCCATTGCGCTTGCAGCATGGCTGGCGGAGCGGTTCGGCTACGAGGCCGCCTTCATCGCCTGCGGGCTGGGGCCGCTGCTGGCGGCGCTGCTCGCCACGCCGGGGTTGCGCGGGCGCGCCAATCCGGTCGCCGGCGGGGGCGCGCGGCGGCTGCGCGGCGCCTTCCGCTTCCTGGCCGACCGCCGGTCCTTCCTGCTGACCGCCGGCTACACCACCCATTGCTGGGAGCTGCTGGGCATGTGGGCCTGGCTTCCGGCCTTCCTGACGGCCAGCCTCGCCAACTCGGGCGGAGCCGGCGTCCGCGGCCTGTGGATCGCCGCGGCCATCCATCTCTCCGGCTTCCTGTCGTCGCTGCTGATGGGGCGGGCGTCGGACCGGCTGGGCCGGCGGGCCGTTCTGGTGGCGATGGGACTGCTGGGCGCCGCCTGTTCCTTCACCATCGGCTGGATGGACGGGATGCCGCTGGTCCTGGTGCTGGCGGTGGCCGCCCTCTACGGCTTCTCGGCGCTGGGCGACTCCCCCGTGCTGTCCACGGCGATGACCGAATCGGTCGAGCCCGGCAGCCTGGGGGCGGCGCTTGCCGTGCGCTCCATCCTCGGCTTCGGCGCCGGGGGCGCCGCGCCGCTGGCGGTCGGTCTGGTGCTGGACCAGACGGGCGGCATGGCGGGCCAGATGGGTGGCACCCCCTGGGGCTGGGGGTTCGCGCTTCTCGGCGTCGGCGGCGGGTTGGCGACCGTCTGCGCCCTTCTTCTTCCCGCCGACCGTCCTCACCGGAGTTGAAACTCATGCCTTCTCTCAATGGGCCTGCCATCACCGTGCGGGCGTCCGCCGACGCCGACATCCCCGCCATCGCCGCGCTCTATGCCCACCATGTCCTGCACGGCACCGCGTCGTTCGAGGAGGTTCCGCCGGACGAGGCGGAGATGGCCCGCCGCCGCGCCGACATCCTGGCCCGCGGCCTGCCCTATCTGGTGGCGGAGTGCGAGGGGAGGCTTGCCGGCTACGCCTATGCCGGGCTCTACCGCACCCGCAGCGCCTACCGCTTCACGCTGGAGAATTCCGTCTATGTCGCCGACGGCATGGGCCGGCGCGGCATCGGCCGGGCGTTGATGGACCCGCTGATCGAGATGTGCGAGGCGGCGGGATACCGCCGGATGATCGCGGCGATCGGCGACAGCGCCAACCACGGCTCCATCGGCCTGCATGCCGCCTGCGGCTTCCGTCCGGTCGGGGTGCTGCCGGCGGTGGGATACAAGTTCGGCCGCTGGCTGGACGGCGTGCTGATGGAGCGCCCGCTGGGCGAGGGAAGCGACGGTCCGGCGCCGGAGCGGATTTTCCCCGTGGGCATGCGGTGAGGGCCATCGGCTTGGGGGGCGAGGCCGTCAGGCCGTCGCCACCCAAGCCCCTAAGCAGGTTTCTCCAGATCGGGCCACAGGCCCGGCCTGGAGAAACCTGCGGACTCTATGGTTTTGCAGGTTTTCCGAGCCCGCCCATTCGTGGGCGGAGTTCGGAAAACCTGCTTAGGCGCTACGCGCAACCCTGTTGTCAGAACGCCAGGATGGAGCGCGCCAGGATGACGTTGGCCTTGTCGTCCAGCGTGCTGACCTCGCCCTTGGTGTCGACATAGTCGTACTGGGCCTGCAGGGTCAGGCCAGGAGCGACGGTGTAGCCGACGCCGACCTCATAGACGTTGATGTGGCGGCTGCCCGGCGTGTCGGTGCGCCCGGCATCGGCGCCGAACTTGTAGTTGGCACCGACGGCCAGAGGCCCGGAGCTGTACTGGACGCCGGCCGTCCAGTTGCGCTGCGCTTCGGTGGCCGGCCTGCCGGCGGTGGCGGAGAAGGACTGGCGTTCACCCGACCGGTTGAAATCGGTGTAGCTGCCGCCGACGGAGAAGCCGGCATAGCCGATCGTGACGCCGGCCTGCCAGCTGGTCAGGTCGTTGTAGGCGATCCCCGAAGCGCCGGCGACCGCGCTGCCGCCCATGTAGCCGGCGCTGGCCTTGACCGAGACACCGCCGAAGCTGTTGCTGTAGTTGGCGCCGACCTCCCAGATGTTCTCGAAGATGCCGGTTCCCATGATGTTGGCCGAGCTGTCCGCCGTGAACTGCGACCGGTTGACGTCGGTGTTGCTGCTGTCGTTGCGCGGGGTGTAGCTGCCGCCCAGCTGCAGGCCGGCGAAGCGCGGCGAGAAATAGACGATCTTCGTCGAGTTGGCGTCGACGGCCAGGGCCGGATAGACGATGGTGTTGCGGGTGGTCTGGGCCGCGCCGAACGCCAGCGAGCCGGTCGTCGTGCCGTTGATATTGTTGTTGGGGCCGACCCAGAAGACGGGCTGCTCGACGAAGGCCGACACATAGTCGGACGGCGCGGAGACATAGGTCTCGTCGCTGAAGGAGTTGACGACGCCGGCGCGCACCATGCCGAAGGAGCCCTGCGCAAAGATGAAGGCGCGGTCGGCGTCCGTGTTGCGGGCATTGCTGGCGCCGCTGTTGGCGCGCATGCGGATGCGGGCACCGTATTCCAGGCCGTTGTCGGCCTTGGCGGTCGGGATGATGTTCACGCGCAGGCGGTTGCGGAACTCGGTCGACCGGGTGTTGGCGTCCAGGTCCTGGCTCACATAGCCGGCTTCGAAATAGGCGTCGCCGCTGACCTTCACATCGAACTTGGCCTGGGCATTGGCGGCACCGGCACCGGCCGCGAGGGTGACGGCGGCGCAGCCTGCCAGCAGATAACGATTCACAGCTTTTGACTCCATGACGACGGTTTCAGAAAACAAGGCGGGATCCGGACCCCGGACGCGCCGTTTCCGCGCCGGGTTGCCTGTCGGCCAGGCATGTCGGCCAGGCATGTCCATGTCCCGATGAGGATCAGCGGAGGTAATGGATGTGTGGCCGCGCGTGATGGGGGGAGACTTCCACGCGGGCGTCCACCGAGAAGACGGTCTTCAGCAACTCCTCGGTCAGCACCTCGCCCGGCGGGCCGGACGCAACGATCCGGCCCTGTT
The sequence above is drawn from the Azospirillum lipoferum 4B genome and encodes:
- a CDS encoding isovaleryl-CoA dehydrogenase; protein product: MLSNQYPSLNFDLGESADMLRDSVRSFAANEIAPRAAEIDRTNEFPNELWRKMGDLGILGVTVEEEYGGAGMGYLEHVVAMEEVSRASASVGLSYGAHSNLCVNQIRKNGNEDQKRRYLPKLISGEHIGALAMSEPNAGSDVVSMKLRAEKKGDRYVLNGTKMWITNGPDADTLVIYAKTDINAGPRGITAFLVEKGFKGFSVAQKLDKLGMRGSNTGELVFEDCEVPEENILGGVGRGVNVLMSGLDYERAVLSGGPLGIMQACMDVVIPYVHDRKQFGQPIGEFQLMQGKIADMYTIMNAAKAYVYAVCKACDRGETTRKDAAAAILFSAEKATWMALEAIQTLGGNGYINEYPTGRLLRDAKLYEIGAGTSEIRRMLIGRELFKETA
- a CDS encoding bile acid:sodium symporter family protein yields the protein MIRVPRPNMDGFTMALVATVGLATVLPVQGQLAQGVHWLAEAAIALLFFLHGARLPREEVVAGMAHWRLHLLIFSLTFVAFPLIGWAAVAALPHSLLPPALAIGVQFLCLLPSTVQSSIAFTSMARGNVAAAVCSSTLSNISGILMTPLLVALFLKVQGTALSLDTLQTIAAQLLLPFVAGQLLRRWVGAWAARHKTMLKFTDRSSILLVVYIAFSEAVVNGLWHQVPPTALGMVVLIDGVILALFLVGTMLLSRRLGFSRADEAVIVFCGSKKSLVSGVPMAGVLFAPATAGLVLLPVMVFHQIQLMVGAVLARRYADEEEARDALPATS
- a CDS encoding 6,7-dimethyl-8-ribityllumazine synthase; protein product: MSNIGIVLGRFHRKEVGEMLDEARAVAARRGLGIVAEVWVPGSMEKPLAIKRLLMRDDVAGAVALGIIERGETEHGNVMGHAVISSLIDLQLQFMKPVGVGILGPGINPSQIPPRIRPYAAAAVEACADLIEQG
- a CDS encoding PAS domain-containing hybrid sensor histidine kinase/response regulator, translated to MTKPQPVPDEPATSRMGGGADPDAQPKASPNTRPTVDPATAPDPRLAARVNELEQENARLRAALATACSGCDDLQTVTVRNEDLRIAFDALERSRAAHADSERRLRAILDSAVGHAILTLAPDGRVTSWNPGAVRILGWTEEEAQGRPVAFLFPPEDVVAGVPDSLRLRALAEGRIQEERAFRRRDGSEVWGALTILPLQGAEDGYLWILHDRSDERRMEEAIADARKRACDILDSIDEALVALDRDYRVIYQNRRAEQLDHLPLSAIRGRRLWEIWPQLAGSDLEALCRKTMTERVPTGIEKRLDGEDTTLWLEIRILPTAEGVGCFSRDITMRKRAEEEVRASHERTVMILESISDAFYAVDHDWRFTYINRKAERLWGRSRDTLLGRRIWEAFPNVLGSEAFEAQKQAVRDGRETTIEVKSPILGDWAEISMYPSPDGLSVYFRDITARRRAQQALMQAKESAEAADQAKGKFLAAASHDLRQPLQALLLFVDVLKPHVQGSQGANALMHLGRGLDALKELLDSLLDMSRLDAGVVQPNIENVPMVPLFDHIAASYRPVAAAKGLELHVLSCNAAARTDRTLLTRMVRNLVENALRYTERGRIDIECRQAGGRLLIEVRDTGIGIPPDHLERIWEEFHQVGNPERDRNRGLGLGLAIVRRLSQLLNHPVDVQSKPGQGTSFVIALPPGRAVERQLSPAEAAATTGHGRFAVVVDDDAIVLLGLETIFREWGYEVLVAGSAEKAVEALRRSGRRPDLVVADYRLREGRLGTDAVAGIRALFEEAGGPPVPGLILTGETGPECERDAAVLGLGIIHKPVTPRQLSHALGELLGLR
- a CDS encoding LysR family transcriptional regulator, with the translated sequence MRGLNLDQLITFATVVEHGGFTEAASRLGLTQPAVSMQIRNLEERFGVRLVERVGKRALPTAAGRDLLPFIRRIRDEAEAASTAMGRHRAGQAGRVRIGTGATACIYRLPPILTALRAAHPGLEIIVVTGNTPDILDAVEAGALDLALVTLPAVRAGLSIEPVCSEELVCVGPRIGDGTREADGPAPDGIAPAALADGALILYERGGTMRAVIDGWFMAGGVQPRPSMELGNVEAIKNLVAAGLGRSILPSVTVQGPGDRDRFAVRPLAPPLVRKLGLVLRRDKVPDSGVRAMVRAIADMRYS
- a CDS encoding MFS transporter encodes the protein MTTAATSFPGPSPAPSSTPSSTWLVLLCASRFATSLSFMVYAGALVPAMQAWGMSAGEAGSIQTAFNIGYALSLVGSSWFADSLGAKRVFLWASWATALTGLAFAFFARSPESGLLLFALVGLTQGGTYAPSIMLVAQGVPAARRGAAVGWLLAAGSLGYFASIALAAWLAERFGYEAAFIACGLGPLLAALLATPGLRGRANPVAGGGARRLRGAFRFLADRRSFLLTAGYTTHCWELLGMWAWLPAFLTASLANSGGAGVRGLWIAAAIHLSGFLSSLLMGRASDRLGRRAVLVAMGLLGAACSFTIGWMDGMPLVLVLAVAALYGFSALGDSPVLSTAMTESVEPGSLGAALAVRSILGFGAGGAAPLAVGLVLDQTGGMAGQMGGTPWGWGFALLGVGGGLATVCALLLPADRPHRS